One Drosophila subobscura isolate 14011-0131.10 chromosome U, UCBerk_Dsub_1.0, whole genome shotgun sequence DNA window includes the following coding sequences:
- the LOC117900669 gene encoding origin recognition complex subunit 5-like → MESTDVSRLWRHIAGPLRSALTQISMRIDELPEEQEASAAIEDQSVRQLAQSLELPYYAKYLLIAAFLASYSSANQDKRLFVKHRGKQRKRMQTVNARAKVAEKMSTTLGPKSFSIDRRAGT, encoded by the exons ATGGAGTCAACAGATGTCTCCCGTCTGTGGCGCCACATTGCTGGACCCCTTAGATCCGCCTTGACCCAGATATCTATGCGAATAGACGAGCTTCCGGAAGAGCAggaagcatcagcagccatCGAGGATCAGAGCGTTCGCCAGCTGGCGCAGTCCCTTGAGTTGCCTTACTATGCGAAGTATTTGCTCATTGCTGCCTTCCTGGCCAGCTACAGCTCTGCCAACCAGGACAAGCGGCTGTTTGTCAAGCATCGTGGAAAGCAACGCAAGAGAATGCAAACAGTCAATGCTAGAGCCAAG GTTGCGGAGAAGATGTCCACGACTTTGGGACCCAAATCCTTCAGTATTGATCGCCGGGCCGGTACTTGA
- the LOC117900670 gene encoding origin recognition complex subunit 5-like — MDANVLPVLLRLQQLTSLNLCVILLSQLPFEKFYNKTGLTEVISLHFAQYNKAETQRILSSYFFQVRGQLLK, encoded by the coding sequence ATGGATGCGAATGTGTTGCCCGTTCTGCTGCGACTCCAACAGCTGACCAGCCTCAATCTTTGCGTCATTCTTCTGTCCCAACTTCCCTTTGAGAAGTTCTACAACAAGACGGGTCTGACGGAAGTCATTAGTCTGCATTTTGCCCAGTATAACAAGGCAGAGACCCAGCGCATTCTCAGCTCGTACTTTTTCCAGGTGCGCGGGCAGCTGCTCAAGTAA
- the LOC117901509 gene encoding activator of 90 kDa heat shock protein ATPase homolog 1 has translation MAKWGEGDPRWIVEERPDATNVNNWHWTEKNATPWSKERLHQLFKDFKIEHSDTECVVEAVDKCQGEATVNNRKGKLIFFYDWELVLKWSGLLLKNSKLSHKGKLTIPNLSEENDLKDVEITVTIDESNDESETLKQFMYNVGRDSIRKQLGVYIKELKEEYSKNLILPKKGDECGNSYNSASQKDANNAKNAAQKAAGAAAAAASVSTTKGHDSKVGCKLDVRTLSMTEEFHCNANDLYNALTKPDMVSAFTRAPAKVDPVRGGEFVLYGGNVLGKFEELIPEKKIQQSWRLKNWSSGHYSNVLIELEETSSSTMMTLKQTGIPATEYDAMKTNWHRYYWHSIKQTFGFGTSIADSL, from the exons ATGGCCAAATGGGGAGAAGGAGACCCGCGTTGGATCGTCGAGGAGCGCCCTGACGCCACCAATGTGAACAACTGGCATTGGACGGAAAAGAATGCGACGCCCTGGTCCAAGGAAAGATTGCATCAGTTGTTCAAGGACTTTAAAATAG AGCATAGCGACACCGAGTGCGTGGTCGAGGCGGTGGACAAGTGCCAGGGCGAGGCGACCGTTAACAATCGCAAGGGCAAGCTGATATTCTTCTACGATTGGGAGCTGGTGCTTAAGTGGTCCGGCCTGCTGCTCAAAAACAGCAAACTCTCGCACAAAGGGAAGCTCACCATACCGAATTTGTCGGAGGAGAACGACCTGAAGGATGTGGAGATCACTGTGACCATCGACGAGTCCAACGACGAGTCAGAGACCCTTAAGCAATTCATGTACAATGTTGGGCGGGACAGCATTCGCAAGCAGTTGGGCGTCTACAtcaaggagctgaaggaggagTACTCCAAAAACTTGATTCTACCAAAGAAGGGCGACGAGTGCGGCAACTCCTACAACAGTGCCAGCCAGAAGGATGCCAACAATGCCAAGAATGCGGCCCAaaaggcagcaggagcagcggcggcagctgcctcGGTCTCCACAACCAAGGGCCACGACTCGAAGGTTGGCTGCAAACTGGACGTTCGCACCCTGTCGATGACCGAGGAGTTCCACTGCAACGCCAATGATCTGTACAATGCCCTCACCAAACCCGATATGGTATCCGCCTTTACACGGGCACCCGCCAAAGTCGATCCAGTGCGCGGTGGAGA ATTTGTTCTCTATGGCGGCAATGTTTTGGGCAAATTCGAGGAGCTCATCCCGGAGAAGAAGATACAGCAGAGCTGGCGTCTAAAAAACTGGTCCTCTGGTCACTACTCGAATGTGCTCATAGAGCTTGAGGAGACT TCTTCCAGCACCATGATGACGCTCAAGCAGACCGGCATTCCCGCCACCGAGTACGATGCTATGAAGACCAATTGGCATCGATACTACTGGCATAGCATCAAGCAgacctttggctttggcaccTCCATTGCAGATTCTTTATAA